The Anopheles gambiae chromosome 2, idAnoGambNW_F1_1, whole genome shotgun sequence genomic sequence gttgacaagcaattttgacaaagttgaaaaaattttcaaaatttgttcagctccgtggccacgcgctaattGACATGTTCatcgagttgttgattcgttcgagcatataattgactttcagcgagatatagaattgttcggaagtaggcatTGACATGTTCGGcgatattacagggttttcgagaaTTATATTGaaatcccaagcgccacagattaagcttaaacgactggaaaattgaatatccatagaaaaaaaatgaatttccacagcttcattggtttgatcaatagatggcgtattacaactcatcattatattgctatccttttcttgcaatgtgtttcatGTGTTTTCCTTGCAAGTTTCACCTTAttatgacctatatagccttctaactttccgagcaaatatctatatgaatggtcgtgtggtcagatacgtgggtatcaacaccaacgaccattactcaattctcacttgcttcagtactggtggtttcggttggagtttagtatttaaacaatcgtatcgccgttctagttctagcgatgcataacttcaatttgaaaccatacaacagtacagaggaaatgaaaaaGCTCTCCTcaaagcgatgaagctcaactggttggggtatcccaccaacagagagcgccaccagcttttatattccgtttaggtagagaacttgagtcgtttagaagccgtttagtggtcgttttgtggatttgtggcacttgggatgttcagcgagttgttgaagGCGGTTGGTACACTGCTCCTTGCCTGCTGGCAGAAAGGATTCAATAATTGTTGCCTATGTATCAGATTTGGCgaatgtaatgtttttttggaaaaagcATTCAAATCTTCGTTTTATTCTAAGAACTGGCTGCCACGTTAGTTTTTTTGGCTTCTTTCTTCGTGCTACGCCTGAGTAAAAcccaaagtctatataatacagagaTCGATgcatcccaaatagccagaattgcttatgcagctcattttggcacgctaaagatcgctgcttgaattcgccttttgcagtagttTTATGTTCTTTAACACGTAAATAAACAATCCGAACACCAGGATAAAAAGTACTTAAAACACTATATTACAATAACGATGTACAACGCAATAAAActttacatacaaaaaacctATACGCCCGCTAGTCCCTAATGCTCGCGCTCGCACCTCTTATCGCGGATGGCCTGCAGTGAAGTGTATGTCAACGGTCACCCCGAGGTCGTCGTCCCGACCTCGGTCCTCGGAAGGATCGCGATGGCTGCGCCCTTTAGCTGCACGTGGTTGTTGACAGCTCTAGCGTCTGAAAACCGTCGCACGTAGCGAGCGGCCCAGAGCACAATGTTGCGCAACTTTGATTCcgtccacaacatctccccctgtTAATATAGCTGGTACTGGTCCAACCAACGTGAGGGTCTTATATTTCTAGAAGACCTACGTGGTACTTGTACCAGCTGTTCTTCTTCCTTGTGGTCATCTAGTTCATCTGTTGGAGACTCTTCAGGTGATGTAGGTGAACAGGAAGTGTAGACTGAACCCGAAttggacgatgacgatggcgaGGACGCAGACGATGTGATAGCAGACTCAGGCGGTATTGTAGACGATGGTGGagtcgacgatgacgatggtgacAAACAACTCGGTGATGGAAGACACGTTGTTGGAGCCAATGATAACGATAACGGTGGCGCCTGAACAGGTGATGGAGTGCACTGATCGTCAAGCAACGGTGGTGGCTCGTGCATTACATTCCATGAATCCAGAAATACATCCAGAGCTAAGGGTTTCGAAGAGCGgctctgctgatgctgctgatttCCGTTACGCCTACGCATTTGATTTACATGCCTTCGAAGTGTACGTTGATCACCGGTTACAACTTCATACATAACGTTGCCACATCTTCCGGTTATGACTGCTGGCTCCCATTTCCAAATGTTTCTGCTGTATGTCTTGACGTACACTAAATCTCCGCAGGACAACTCTCTCACCTTCTCAGGTACACTGTGTTTAAATGGATTTAAGGTAGGACGAAGCAGATCCAAAGTTGTTCGCATTTTACGACCTAACATGAGCTCAGCTGgtgatttcttttcttctgtgGACGGATTTGGAGTCGATCGATAGGTTTGTAAAAATATGTCCAATGCCTCCGGAAGTGATGTATCTTCTGCACTAATCTTTTTCATCGATCTCTTGAACGTGTCTACAAACCTCTCAGCCTGGCCATTTGACTGAGGATGAAATGGTGCTGTTCTCAGATGTTCTATGCCATTGTGAGCGCAAAAATCAGCAAAAATCTCGCTAGTAAACTGCGTGCCATTGTCACTTACAAGCGTGACTGGATTTCCAAAACGTGAAAATATTCCTCGTAGAATTGCTATAGTCGCCGATGCCGTATTGCTTGATGTTTTTACAATCTCTGGCCATTTTGAGTATGCATCCACGACAATTAAAAAATAGTCCCCTTCCAGAGGGCCAGCGTAATCGATATGCACACGCTGCCATGGTGATGAAGGTTTAGGCCAAGGAATAGGAGTTGAATGAGCAGGTGACTTTGAAACAGCTTGACACCTCTCACAAGAGGCTACGCATTCGCTTATGTCTTTATCGATGGATGGCCAATATACGTAGCTACGAGCTAACGATTTCATTCTTTGAATGCCAGGATGGCCACGATGGAACTGTCGGAGGCATCGTTCCTGAAGGCTGTTTGGAATTATGACTCTCTCGCCAAATAATAAACACTCATCCACTGCTGATAACGCTTCCCTTCTTGCATAAAAACTTGCTAATTCTCCTGTATAAATAGTATTATGTGGCCAACCGTTTTGTGTAAAATGTAGTACCTTTGATAAAATTGAATCTTTTCCCGTTTGTTTGGCTACTTCCGTAAAATTGATTGGTAGGGATGAGATGTTGCTGATGACTACTGATTTTACATCCTTCTCTAGCTCCAAATTGGCGATTATATAGTCTTCATCTGGCTTGCTGTGCTCGCTTATCAATCTTGATAGGATGTCGGCATTTCCAAATTTCTCCGTGGTTACATATTCGATTTCAAAATCGTACATTAAAAGCGTAAGGGCAAAACGCTGTAACCTGTTTGCAGTGTAAACAGGAATACCTTTCTTGTTTCCAAATATTCTTAGCAGAGGCCTGTGATCTGTCTGAAGACGGAAATGCCGACCAAATATCATCTTATGAAATTTGGTCACTGCGAAAATGATAGCTAGCCCTTCCCGGTCGATTTGACTGTATCTTTGCTCGGCTTTTGTAAGAGATCGTGATGCATGTTGTACAACCTTCATACTGCCATCAGAAAATTTGTGACTTAGAGTTGCTCCCAGACCAACGGAAGACGCATCAGCTGATACCACTATCTCAAGTCGCGGATCATAGTGGGTTAATAATAGGTTTGAAGACAATACTGacttgaatttttcaaaaactttcTGGCATTCTGCAGTCCACGCAAATTCTCTCCCTTCTTTTAGTAGTGCATCCAGTGGGTACCGCAAATTTCGTAGATTTGGAATAAAGCGCCCATAATAATTGATTGCTCCGAGGAATGACCTTACTTCACTGACATCTGATGGTGCTGGCAAATTGGTTATAACTTTAACTTTTTCCGGATCTGGTCTGATGCCTTGATTATCGATTATGTGCCCTAGATACCGTATTTGCttctcattaaaaaaacatttttctacGCGAATTGTGAAACCATAATCTTGAATTCTAGCGAGcgtttcatttaaaatatcatCATGTTCTTTCTGATTCCTACCTCCGATAATGATATCATCCATGTAACTGGAAACTCCCCGCAATCCAATGAGCATTTTGTCCATCAACTGTTGAAAAGCCGCAGGAGCTACCTTGATGCCCGGTGGTAGTCGGTTGTAGGAGTAAAGCCCTTTATGCGTGTTGATGGTTAGAAACTTCCGACTCTGCTCAGCAATTTCGACCTGAAGGAAAGCATCCGATAAATCTATTTGTGTAAAATGAGTGCAATTACCTAGCCTGGCGAAAATATCTGCTGGTAGTGGAAGCGGGTACTCCTGGGGGTGCAAGGCTCCATTGAGACCGGTCGAGTAATCTCCGCAGATCCTTATCTGACCGTTTGCTTTCCGCACGACGACAATTGGTGCGGCCCAGTCAGAGAAATCGACCGGTGTGATGACTCCTAGCTTCTCCAGCCGGTCCAGTTCCTTGTCGACTGCATCCAGCATAGCGTACGCAACTGGACGTTTAGGGCAGAAAACTGGACGACACTTTTCTTTCAGCTGCAGAGTAACGTTTCCCTTTGTACATAGGCCCATGCCCTCTCCAAACAGCTTGGGATAACGTAGTCGTAGCTCCTTATTCGTTGATGATTGAATGGCGTTGCATATCTGGTCAACAGGCACTGACCATAAGGAAAAAGCCTCGATTAGGTCGGTTCCCAACAGCTTCAAGTCCGCTTGCGAAACATAAACCGTCTCGACACGCTGCTCTTCTTTGATGGTGATGTTGGCACTGAATTCGCCGATTATATGCAACACTGCTCCCGATGCTGTTTTGGCATCGACTGTTGGCGGGGAAAGGGGGGGGTGCTCCGATTAGTTTCCAGGTATTTTTGCCAATGACTGATATGTCAGAAGCGGTGTCGAGCTGTAGCCGGAGGTGAATGCCATTGATGCTGAGAGGTACATACTTCCTTCTCTCCTGAACGCTGTGCACATTGACTGAGACCGTTCTAGTATTTGCTTGCTGACGATTGAAATTCGCTTGGTTATAGTTCCGACGATAATTGTTGTACGTTTTGCAAAATCCTTCTTTGTGGCCTATTCTTCCACAATCGGTACATTTGTGAGTACGGTACGTACAGTCTCGAGACCAGTGTAGTCCTCCACATAGCCAGCACGATCTGCTAGGGGGTTTCGAATCGTATGGCAGGTTGCTTCGATAATGCTGGAACTGTGTTTCCTTATGCTTCACTGCATAGACTTGTTCGGTGTTCTCTCTTTCGATC encodes the following:
- the LOC133392082 gene encoding uncharacterized protein K02A2.6-like — encoded protein: MGLCTKGNVTLQLKEKCRPVFCPKRPVAYAMLDAVDKELDRLEKLGVITPVDFSDWAAPIVVVRKANGQIRICGDYSTGLNGALHPQEYPLPLPADIFARLGNCTHFTQIDLSDAFLQVEIAEQSRKFLTINTHKGLYSYNRLPPGIKVAPAAFQQLMDKMLIGLRGVSSYMDDIIIGGRNQKEHDDILNETLARIQDYGFTIRVEKCFFNEKQIRYLGHIIDNQGIRPDPEKVKVITNLPAPSDVSEVRSFLGAINYYGRFIPNLRNLRYPLDALLKEGREFAWTAECQKVFEKFKSVLSSNLLLTHYDPRLEIVVSADASSVGLGATLSHKFSDGSMKVVQHASRSLTKAEQRYSQIDREGLAIIFAVTKFHKMIFGRHFRLQTDHRPLLRIFGNKKGIPVYTANRLQRFALTLLMYDFEIEYVTTEKFGNADILSRLISEHSKPDEDYIIANLELEKDVKSVVISNISSLPINFTEVAKQTGKDSILSKVLHFTQNGWPHNTIYTGELASFYARREALSAVDECLLFGERVIIPNSLQERCLRQFHRGHPGIQRMKSLARSYVYWPSIDKDISECVASCERCQAVSKSPAHSTPIPWPKPSSPWQRVHIDYAGPLEGDYFLIVVDAYSKWPEIVKTSSNTASATIAILRGIFSRFGNPVTLVSDNGTQFTSEIFADFCAHNGIEHLRTAPFHPQSNGQAERFVDTFKRSMKKISAEDTSLPEALDIFLQTYRSTPNPSTEEKKSPAELMLGRKMRTTLDLLRPTLNPFKHSVPEKVRELSCGDLVYVKTYSRNIWKWEPAVITGRCGNVMYEVVTGDQRTLRRHVNQMRRRNGNQQHQQSRSSKPLALDVFLDSWNVMHEPPPLLDDQCTPSPVQAPPLSLSLAPTTCLPSPSCLSPSSSSTPPSSTIPPESAITSSASSPSSSSNSGSVYTSCSPTSPEESPTDELDDHKEEEQLVQVPRRSSRNIRPSRWLDQYQLY